In the Zingiber officinale cultivar Zhangliang chromosome 5A, Zo_v1.1, whole genome shotgun sequence genome, gcttcacctccagtcgacaagaaagcaagcaattggtagagtgcgattgtgttcatattgtattgcttttcttactgctcttgtactctttgtttgctgttgcaaacgtttgtggcgaggtttctccacccacaaggagtatattgtattagccggttctccggggactcatccaccgacggattgaccggactcgtccaccttacggacacgccgaggagtaggagccctaatctccgaacctcgttacatcctcgtgttaaggtttggttttcttctctttcgtttctttgtattttccgctgcgactaacctaattgtaggaagaaacgagagcgatttggggcggctattcacaccccccctctctagccgtacaaaggatcctaacaatcaGCACTGCAGATATAAGGTTAATAAAGAACTTACCTCTTCCAGAATGGTTTCAAACACCTTACCAACTTTTTCCACTAGATCTTGAGGCACTTGATGTCCATCACCATCAAAGAGTGCGTAGCTGAAAAATAGAAGTAAATTTGTCTCCATAAGATTATAGTCTCCATGATCAGTGATATCTGTTAGTTATTCAGTTAACCATTACCTCTGCAAGTCATGATCATACAAGACAGAATTGTCACCAGAAGTCAGATTGATGTTAGGTTTTCTATCCCAACTGTGTAAGAAGTTACTTCCTTAGAATTGCAATCCCCTATCATTTTCATTTCATAGCTTAAGTGCAACGGTAAAATTATTGTCGCATGACCTGGTAATCACTGGTTCAAATTTAAGGAAACAAGAGGAATTTTGTGCACTGGGTTGTTTCTCTAATGAACACAGAGTGCAAATTCTACTTACACATCAGGACAAGCGACCTTGTTATTGCTGCATTTCTCCCATTTCACAACTTGATCAGACCACTCTCCCTGTTGTTCAACTAAAAGCTTTAATCAAAACTAACACAAAGACATCAAAAAAAAAACTCACGGAAAATTATCTCACAGTGATGTTTTGTTTGAGTGCGTCGAGAAATTCCTCCACAACATTGTCGTAAAATCGATCTCCTGCTGTCTCAATAATATCTTTATCCCAGACCTGCATTGCAGCATATATCCGCACATGAAAATTAGTGTGAAAAATGGTGAAAgagattttcaaaaaaataaaccaaattcCTACTTTATGGAGCTCTGATTTCCTTCTAAACCAACGCACTGGGATCGTATTTCCTCCTCTATCAGAAGTAAATCCTACATGAAGAGGCTAAACAATTCCGAATCGACATCAGTTGGTGCAAATAACTGAAGAAAGCAATTAAGAAATAGTCTCTTCTACCTGATGGATGTCACCCATTAAGTGAGAAAGGAATAGAAGTGCTTCAGTGAGATTATCTAGATTACAGGTAAAAAAAAACAGAGGAAATGAATTAAGTAGAAATGATATCAATATAACATAGGACATAGAAACTATCTTTGATATATTAATTACATTGTGATTCATCGGCAGAGCTTCCATAGGTGAGAAGCTGATTAGTATAATTAGTGATGGCACCTGAGACACACCTCCCTTTCACACCATCTTCATCTTTGCAATCCCCTGATCATAACCAACAACATATCATTGCTAATACTAGAACGATATTGTATGGACTAGAATAAACACAATCAAAGCATGCATGAACACTAACTGTTGTAATTATAAGTGCAAAGATCATCAGGGGTATCAATGTAGTGAAGTTCCGACGACCAATGGTATCGAAACTTGATTGTATCTGCCCAAGAGCAAAGGGTGCTTAGGTCGTTCTCTGCGTAGGCAGGGAGTAGTTCTTTAACCGCTGCAGCTGCTGACTCACTTAAACGATCCTGGGTAATCTGGCAAATAATCTGGTGGCCGACAATTCCCCATCCATAAGTGAAGGCTGGGAATGCTAAGAGCAGGAAGAAAGAGGCCAGCGTGTGAGAATTGAAGTAGAAGCCCATTTCTGTGATCTGGTGGTTGTGGCCTCAAATGAGATGAATCCGAGAGATTATATTGCAACACTTTTGAGTTCAGTCTTTGTCATATACACTGAAAGGGAAGGTGGAAGTAGACGAGCAAGAAAGTTAATGCAAAGCTGTAATTGTATTTTGAGGAAAGTTAATGCAAAGTTGTAATTGTATTTTGAGGAAAGTTAATGCAAAGCTGTAATTGTATTTTGAGGCAAGAAACGCTTTGGCATGTAATGGaaacaaaaacacaaaaaaaaaaaagaagcatacCAGGCTGCTCCCAGGTTTTGGAGCAGGAGGGTCTCCTCCAACGGAAGCGAACGCTCCGCTAACGAGCTCGGAACCCCCTCAGACCAGATACACCCACCGCCATCCCCATGGAGGACCGACGTCGGCAACTCATCGGCGATGCGGAAACCGGCACCGTCGGGTCTATCGAGGACACCACGATGACGAAGATGGGGAATCTCATCCAATAGATTATCGATATCGAGCTCCTCCGCTCTCTTTCCCATTATCACGTCTCGCTCCTCCAAGAGTCTGGCAGAATCAGGAAAGAAACGGGATAAGAGGAGGATTAGGGTTCGACGACCAGGATTTGTGGCACGGGGAGCCTTCGcggaggcgaagaagaagagtgtGGAGCAAGAAGACGATAGAAGGGGCTTTATACAGAGGAATGCGAAGAGGGCGAGCCCAGAGTACCGCAGACGGCGAGAAGATGCAGGAGTATCTAGGGTTTTCGACGAGAAGAtgcaggaggaagaagtagaggacACTTACTGTTAGTGGATTTCATGTAGGAGGTCTTGCCGGTGAGGGCGTCCTTAATGGACTCGTGGACTGCTGCTGCTCCTACGCGGCTCCGGTGagcgagagattgtgagaaaagagaaaagagggacGGATTGAGAAGATAAAAGGGTGGAATGCGGTGGCAAAAAactttcggggagagggaaagaaaaaaagcggggcaaaaattggcgaaggggaaaaaacggcgaaggaaaaaaaacaccAGTATTCAACATCACTTAAGACAACggcttttaaaaactgttgtcgtaatcccaaaaaaaagcgcacatagacaacagttttcaaaaactgttgttgtagcatttaaaaaccattgtcgtagtcttaaaaaaacataaatagacaacggtttttaaaaaccgttatcgtaggccaaaaaaattgctaaaagacaacgattttggttaaaaccattgttaaaatgcaaaaagacaacggtttggtataaaaccgttgtcgtttgagtgttgttgaatgacgtttttcttgtagtgttatttagaaattatacCAGTCAGATGACGCTTAATAGAATCGACATCAACTAGCAAGTCTCACTAGActtgcctctattcgtatccatgccaAGATACCTTCAAGATGACTTCGCAAAACTACAAGTTTCGTCTCCTTGGTACTAGCTAAGGAAAGGAGATGACAAGATGATGTGTGATAAATTCTCAAGTACACTAAaatatcgtcaagtaataaaagatatcgaacctaCAAGGACTGTTGATCGAGTACTAGCTTACAAAAAAATTTAACTGTCTAGATTAATCACAGATGTTGAGTGTCAAGACTAGAAAATCCAACGAAAAGAGTGAGGAAAAGAGTGAGGGAAGAGATTTGATcatgaagaaagaaaataaaggtaGAGAGATCTAGGTAGATTTGATTGGCGAAAgcaattctaggattttggtttcaccACAATGTTAGTAAACATCTAATCTATGTTTGGGTGTCCTATCTTCAATGATGGTTCATGTAAGTAGATTATCTTATGATATCCAATGTAAACTTTTAGAACTATACCGACGTATCAACTCCAATTCATCATCTACTTTTAGAACAACTAAGCTTAGGGATCCCTTTTATATAGAGACACTGTCATGAGATCccacaaggttgttttgatgtgatcaaacaagttaagttaggtcctgttgatttttgatccctgtgtctaagtgtatagga is a window encoding:
- the LOC121979439 gene encoding uncharacterized protein LOC121979439 translates to MQVWDKDIIETAGDRFYDNVVEEFLDALKQNITGEWSDQVVKWEKCSNNKVACPDVYALFDGDGHQVPQDLVEKVGKVFETILEEANKLRYETNEDMSIAQAIKLVMERHSI